A stretch of the Archangium violaceum genome encodes the following:
- a CDS encoding glycoside hydrolase family 3 N-terminal domain-containing protein yields the protein MEDCATMRGVLRSSLIVLMLVLSAVAGEVSAAEEHPGFHDRVPDEARVERVLQSLSPREKVGQLLLAYPQVGKQNPVEVGGVLFVGGTLRKLDAAKERIRSSRERARVPPFFAVDIEGGGFNRLSRHPSLGALPSAREMASLEDAEVEAWGVRVGKAMREVGLNMNLAPVFDVSPRGHMFRNGRAFSGDPEVVKQKATAFARGLAKAGVVSIGKHFPGYGDLDADSDHVRAIADWEVERVRREAAVFRAAERFLGGVMMSNIVYEKFGPAPAILEPSLVAMAHEGGWISVTDDVAIRALAEHLGTEREEVVRRAFLAGNDLILTTEPPDWSGGLDYFGILTKLAGSEPKMAEQLDAAVRRVLRIKDRMGLLDGM from the coding sequence ATGGAAGACTGTGCCACCATGCGGGGTGTGCTTCGTTCATCGCTCATCGTCCTGATGCTCGTTCTGTCCGCCGTGGCCGGGGAGGTTTCCGCCGCGGAGGAGCACCCGGGCTTCCACGACCGAGTGCCCGATGAGGCCCGTGTGGAGCGGGTCCTCCAGTCCTTGTCCCCGCGCGAGAAGGTGGGGCAGTTGCTGCTCGCCTACCCGCAGGTCGGCAAGCAGAACCCGGTGGAGGTGGGCGGAGTGCTGTTCGTGGGTGGGACGCTGCGCAAGCTCGACGCGGCGAAGGAGCGCATCCGCTCGTCCCGTGAGCGTGCCCGGGTGCCTCCCTTCTTCGCGGTGGACATCGAGGGAGGCGGCTTCAACCGCCTCAGCCGGCACCCCTCGCTCGGAGCGCTCCCGTCCGCGCGGGAGATGGCCTCCCTGGAGGACGCCGAGGTCGAGGCGTGGGGCGTGCGCGTCGGCAAGGCGATGCGCGAGGTGGGGCTCAACATGAACCTCGCGCCCGTGTTCGACGTGTCACCCAGGGGCCACATGTTCCGCAACGGGCGCGCGTTCTCCGGAGACCCCGAGGTGGTGAAGCAGAAAGCCACCGCGTTCGCTCGAGGTCTGGCGAAGGCGGGAGTGGTCTCCATTGGCAAACACTTCCCGGGCTATGGAGATCTCGACGCGGACTCCGACCACGTGCGTGCCATCGCGGACTGGGAGGTGGAGCGCGTGCGGCGGGAAGCAGCGGTGTTCCGCGCCGCGGAGCGGTTCCTCGGAGGCGTGATGATGTCGAACATCGTCTACGAGAAGTTCGGTCCGGCGCCCGCCATCCTCGAGCCCTCGCTCGTCGCCATGGCCCACGAGGGTGGATGGATTTCCGTAACGGATGATGTGGCCATCCGCGCGCTGGCCGAGCACCTCGGCACCGAGCGCGAGGAGGTGGTACGGCGGGCCTTCCTCGCGGGCAATGATCTCATCCTCACCACCGAGCCCCCCGACTGGTCGGGAGGCCTGGACTACTTCGGCATCCTGACGAAGCTGGCCGGGTCGGAGCCGAAGATGGCGGAGCAACTGGACGCGGCGGTCCGACGGGTGCTGCGCATCAAGGACCGGATGGGCCTGCTGGACGGGATGTAG
- a CDS encoding type VI immunity family protein, producing MSERLPILRVQTKYGDLVARDGIVICFFMRRSHGEVAHAVWRALRTYRRAIPSQALGWYPAHNGDWKPLDDKGWEHIREKMLDCLWPVRCGIELAEHCDTTGGYNFEYEGRWLDAAPFYNQNATCAVSFTLPTEYLVEHGPAHVRALAIELARELPFSFGYASFALVSPDGQWYAARHTVRELRDRYPGLDIYKLAETSRHIGTQARGAYWLTFLGLPLLGRLGGLENLRRHLSFPDVSLQTLPPLEGERVLITLGEWPDAIDTAQQERPSPQLLALGHLLKRSLHQERSNWFLFLEQDPEDMRRWIRRFCP from the coding sequence ATGAGCGAGCGCCTTCCCATCCTCCGAGTGCAGACGAAGTACGGCGATCTGGTGGCGCGCGACGGCATTGTCATCTGCTTCTTCATGCGCCGCTCCCACGGGGAGGTGGCTCACGCCGTCTGGCGAGCCCTGAGGACATATCGCCGCGCCATTCCGTCCCAGGCACTGGGCTGGTACCCCGCTCATAACGGGGACTGGAAACCTCTCGATGACAAGGGCTGGGAGCATATCCGCGAGAAGATGCTCGACTGCCTCTGGCCAGTCCGCTGTGGAATCGAGCTGGCAGAACACTGCGACACGACTGGCGGCTACAACTTCGAATACGAAGGGCGCTGGCTCGACGCAGCGCCTTTCTACAATCAGAACGCGACCTGTGCGGTGAGCTTCACCCTGCCCACCGAGTACCTCGTGGAGCACGGCCCCGCCCACGTGCGCGCCCTCGCGATCGAGCTCGCTCGCGAGCTGCCCTTCAGCTTCGGCTACGCCAGCTTCGCGCTCGTCTCTCCCGACGGGCAGTGGTACGCGGCTCGCCACACGGTGCGCGAACTGCGAGACCGCTATCCAGGTCTGGATATCTACAAGCTCGCGGAGACCAGCAGGCACATCGGTACCCAAGCCCGAGGCGCCTACTGGCTCACCTTCCTCGGCTTGCCGCTGCTGGGCCGACTCGGAGGACTCGAGAACCTGCGGCGGCATCTGTCCTTTCCGGATGTGTCCTTGCAGACCTTGCCACCACTCGAGGGAGAGCGCGTGTTGATCACCCTCGGCGAGTGGCCCGATGCCATCGACACCGCGCAGCAGGAGCGCCCGTCTCCCCAACTCCTCGCGCTCGGCCACCTGCTCAAGCGATCCCTCCACCAGGAGCGTTCGAACTGGTTCCTCTTCCTCGAGCAAGACCCAGAAGACATGCGCCGCTGGATCCGCCGATTCTGTCCCTGA
- a CDS encoding type VI immunity family protein: MKERIPVIRVRTDNGFLVARDGIILCFFMRRSHAEVAPAVWRALHTYLHAIPPQTLNWYVAAEGGTLPLDEEWEHIREDMLERPCPVSRSVYLQEHRDESGGYNFEYYGRRLDAPLFARDEDSTCAVSFTLPTEYLTEHGPARVRALALELARELPFSFGYASLALIAPNTGWYAARRTVRELRDRYPGLDIYNLEQTSRVLGTRARGVYWLTFLGQPLLGQLGGLESLRQRLPFPDISFHPLDDERVLLTLGEWPEAIDTTKERPPPLLPALARLLEPFIYDEEVTGWFLHDHREGMEDMRRWIRRFCP; this comes from the coding sequence ATGAAGGAACGCATCCCCGTCATCCGGGTACGGACGGACAATGGTTTCCTGGTGGCCCGTGACGGCATCATTCTTTGTTTTTTCATGCGCCGCTCGCACGCAGAAGTGGCTCCAGCCGTGTGGAGGGCTCTGCACACCTATCTTCATGCCATTCCTCCCCAGACCTTGAACTGGTACGTCGCAGCCGAAGGGGGCACCCTGCCTCTCGACGAGGAGTGGGAACACATCCGTGAGGACATGCTCGAACGTCCCTGCCCGGTCTCCCGCAGCGTCTATCTGCAGGAGCACCGCGATGAGTCGGGCGGCTACAACTTCGAATACTACGGCCGTCGGCTCGACGCCCCGCTGTTCGCCCGCGATGAGGACTCCACCTGTGCCGTGAGTTTTACTCTACCCACCGAGTACCTGACGGAGCACGGCCCCGCACGAGTTCGTGCCCTCGCCCTCGAGCTCGCTCGCGAGCTGCCCTTCAGCTTCGGCTACGCCAGCCTCGCCCTCATCGCTCCCAACACGGGGTGGTACGCAGCTCGCCGTACGGTTCGTGAACTGCGCGACCGCTATCCAGGCCTGGATATCTATAACCTCGAGCAGACCAGCCGGGTCCTCGGAACCCGCGCGCGCGGCGTCTACTGGCTCACCTTCCTCGGTCAGCCCCTGCTGGGCCAGCTCGGAGGTCTCGAGAGTTTGCGGCAGCGGCTCCCCTTCCCAGACATTTCATTCCACCCGCTTGATGACGAACGCGTACTGCTCACTCTCGGAGAGTGGCCAGAAGCCATCGACACCACAAAGGAACGCCCGCCGCCCCTGCTCCCCGCCCTCGCTCGACTGCTCGAGCCTTTCATCTACGACGAAGAGGTCACGGGCTGGTTCCTTCACGACCACAGGGAGGGCATGGAGGACATGCGCCGCTGGATCCGCCGCTTCTGTCCCTGA
- a CDS encoding sigma-54-dependent Fis family transcriptional regulator has protein sequence MRAEDLRIDMLLEVDAREGVRFAGERALILDAVAMGMLRKQLVEMLGLTGARAVLTRFGYAHGWRMAEAMRTGFQWSSDAEWRAAGGLIHTLQGLIRIRLEDSDPLAARGVTVEDSYEAEQHLLHLGRAEAPSCWTQCGFASGYMSRAAGRPLYVLEDRCVARGDAACHFAGRTLEEWGSQLEEHLPYFQGEVLDASLHQVASALKRTERKLRERARVLEQVVGEQEGPGGLVARSPGMRRVVDLARRAARSEATVLVIGESGTGKERVAKLVHEESARAAGPLVAISCAALTESLLEAELFGHARGAFTGATHERVGLLEAAAGGTLFLDEIGEMPLGMQAKLLRALQEREVRRVGENHSRPIDVRVVAATNRPLAEEVAAGRFRKDLYYRLRVVELTVPPLRERREDILPLAQVFLVDAARRMGRAAPGLGTDVADQLQRHDWPGNVRELRNAMERVVALSRGARVELEDLPEDVRVALPAPSLTGAVRTLEELEREYILAVLARNGGNRTRTAQELDIGATTLYRKLKSYERETRRRKR, from the coding sequence ATGCGAGCCGAGGACCTGCGCATCGACATGCTGCTGGAGGTGGACGCGCGGGAGGGGGTCCGCTTCGCGGGTGAGCGGGCGCTCATCCTGGACGCGGTGGCGATGGGGATGCTGCGCAAGCAACTGGTGGAGATGCTGGGCCTCACGGGGGCGCGGGCGGTGCTGACGCGCTTCGGCTACGCCCACGGTTGGCGCATGGCGGAGGCGATGCGCACCGGCTTCCAGTGGAGCAGCGACGCCGAGTGGCGGGCGGCCGGGGGACTCATCCACACCCTGCAGGGGCTCATCCGCATCCGGCTGGAGGACAGCGATCCCCTGGCAGCCCGGGGCGTCACCGTCGAGGACTCGTACGAGGCGGAGCAGCACCTGCTGCACCTGGGCCGGGCGGAGGCGCCCTCATGCTGGACGCAGTGCGGCTTCGCCAGTGGCTACATGAGCCGCGCGGCGGGCCGGCCCCTCTACGTCCTGGAGGACCGGTGCGTGGCGAGGGGAGACGCCGCGTGCCACTTCGCGGGCCGGACGCTGGAGGAGTGGGGGAGCCAGCTCGAGGAGCACCTGCCGTACTTCCAGGGCGAGGTGCTCGACGCCTCACTGCACCAGGTGGCGAGCGCGCTCAAACGCACGGAGCGCAAGCTGCGCGAGCGGGCGAGGGTGTTGGAGCAGGTGGTGGGCGAGCAGGAGGGGCCGGGAGGGCTGGTGGCGCGCAGCCCGGGGATGCGGCGGGTGGTGGACCTGGCGAGGCGGGCGGCGAGGAGCGAGGCCACGGTGCTCGTCATTGGAGAGAGCGGCACGGGGAAGGAGCGCGTGGCGAAGCTGGTGCACGAGGAGTCGGCGCGTGCGGCGGGGCCGCTGGTGGCCATCAGCTGCGCGGCGCTCACGGAGTCGCTGCTGGAGGCGGAGCTGTTCGGCCATGCGCGAGGGGCCTTCACGGGGGCGACGCACGAGCGCGTGGGGCTGTTGGAGGCGGCGGCGGGCGGGACGCTCTTCCTGGATGAGATTGGCGAGATGCCACTCGGCATGCAGGCGAAGCTGCTGCGCGCGTTGCAGGAGCGCGAGGTGCGGCGGGTGGGGGAGAACCACTCGCGGCCCATCGACGTGCGCGTGGTGGCGGCGACGAACCGGCCTCTGGCCGAGGAGGTGGCGGCGGGGCGCTTCCGCAAGGACCTGTACTACCGGCTGCGGGTGGTGGAGCTGACGGTGCCGCCGTTGCGCGAGCGGCGCGAGGACATCCTCCCGCTGGCCCAGGTGTTCCTGGTGGACGCGGCCCGGAGGATGGGGCGAGCGGCGCCGGGCCTGGGGACGGACGTAGCGGATCAGCTCCAGCGCCACGACTGGCCGGGCAACGTACGCGAATTGCGCAACGCGATGGAGCGGGTGGTGGCGCTCTCGCGGGGGGCTCGCGTGGAACTGGAGGATCTGCCCGAGGACGTCCGGGTCGCGCTGCCCGCGCCCTCGCTGACGGGAGCGGTGCGCACGCTGGAGGAACTGGAGCGCGAGTACATCCTCGCGGTGCTGGCGAGGAACGGGGGCAACCGGACGCGCACGGCGCAGGAGTTGGACATCGGCGCGACCACGCTCTACCGCAAGCTCAAGAGCTACGAGCGCGAGACACGCCGCCGGAAGCGGTGA
- a CDS encoding STAS/SEC14 domain-containing protein: protein MSFKRETLEDGAVRLSSERCSFTYQRPRPGVVFILIVGNDKGEFGTSPMDELREDIRRYAPVELFFEMDEDTGANLPVQEAWTEWFSTNRSALKSVSILTHSKYMHFTAEVVKLFSRTGELIRVYLDPEPFQEALQRAAPGAQKAQK from the coding sequence GTGTCGTTCAAACGAGAGACGCTGGAAGACGGCGCGGTGCGGTTGTCGAGCGAGCGGTGCAGCTTCACCTACCAGCGGCCACGCCCGGGGGTGGTGTTCATCCTCATCGTGGGCAATGACAAGGGCGAGTTCGGCACCTCGCCCATGGATGAGCTGCGCGAGGACATCCGCCGCTATGCCCCCGTGGAGCTGTTCTTCGAGATGGATGAGGACACCGGGGCCAACCTGCCCGTGCAGGAGGCCTGGACCGAGTGGTTCAGCACCAACCGCTCGGCCCTCAAGAGCGTGAGCATCCTCACGCACAGCAAGTACATGCACTTCACCGCCGAGGTGGTGAAGCTCTTCTCGCGCACCGGCGAGCTCATCCGCGTCTACCTGGATCCGGAGCCCTTCCAGGAGGCGCTCCAGCGCGCGGCGCCCGGGGCTCAGAAGGCGCAGAAGTAG
- a CDS encoding MarR family winged helix-turn-helix transcriptional regulator, translating to MAELASEVRVVVARLRNLFVDMARQGAFSNPLDEIPHAELEPRQLQALWWLHAEGFLTVNALAERMGLAMPPMTRLLDRLEELGLVARHRGTRADKRHVMVRLTEKGRVAGDEADAVVQERLAGLLLPLEGEHRSELLDSLERWVEALARAPEPAPAPAGRDRLTAA from the coding sequence ATGGCGGAACTGGCGTCAGAGGTGCGTGTGGTGGTCGCGCGGTTGAGGAATCTCTTCGTTGACATGGCGCGGCAGGGGGCCTTCAGCAATCCCCTGGACGAGATTCCCCACGCGGAGCTCGAGCCCCGGCAGCTCCAGGCGCTCTGGTGGCTCCACGCCGAGGGGTTCCTCACCGTCAACGCCCTGGCCGAGCGGATGGGCCTGGCCATGCCGCCCATGACGCGACTGTTGGACAGGTTGGAGGAGCTGGGGCTCGTCGCGAGGCACCGCGGCACGCGCGCGGACAAGCGGCACGTCATGGTGCGCCTCACCGAGAAGGGCCGCGTGGCGGGGGACGAGGCCGACGCCGTGGTGCAGGAGCGCCTGGCCGGCCTGCTGCTCCCCCTGGAGGGCGAGCACCGCAGCGAGCTGCTCGACTCGTTGGAGCGCTGGGTGGAGGCGCTCGCACGCGCGCCGGAACCCGCGCCCGCCCCCGCGGGGAGAGACCGGCTCACCGCCGCGTGA